Proteins encoded together in one Anoxybacillus flavithermus window:
- a CDS encoding NADH-quinone oxidoreductase subunit M, with the protein MQPYFLSLLIFSPLLGILVLSLFPKEQEKAIKWLGVLATLPSLCLSLFAFWQYRNGYDISKLSEKRSWIQFGEFPFLKETDFTVAYELHVDGFALVMIVLTTILATLAAIASTSIQKEWKGYFQLFLLLEIGMLGVFAASNLVLFFIFFELTLIPMFFLIGKWGYFEKEKAAYSYLIYNGLGSAVLLIVIAVLFARTGTSNIAELRYILTNSSVQTISPISDDLRYGLFIALLVAFGVKLPIVPLHRWMLRVHVQAPPSVVMLHAGVLLKIGAFGLVRIALGLFPGQFQQFSTWLIVLGVVNLLYGAFLALRQTDFKMVLAYSSVSHMGIVLIGLGSLNEAGIQGAIFQAVSHGFIAAFLFFFVGVMYERTRTTTLARLGGLAKTMPYASGFILAGAMASLGLPGTSGFISEFMAFVGAFQAEPWLAAIGTLGIIMTAVYLLRAVLHMTFGQTAVTSVRDLRGIEWVPAISLLLLIIIIGVYPNVLAMPLQTTIETMMNGLGG; encoded by the coding sequence ATGCAGCCATACTTTTTATCGCTCTTAATTTTCTCCCCGCTTTTAGGCATACTCGTTCTTTCGCTCTTTCCGAAAGAACAAGAAAAAGCGATCAAATGGCTCGGCGTGTTAGCGACGCTGCCATCGTTATGTTTATCGCTGTTTGCGTTTTGGCAATATCGAAACGGCTATGATATAAGCAAGTTATCGGAAAAGCGATCGTGGATTCAATTTGGCGAGTTTCCGTTTTTGAAAGAAACGGATTTTACGGTCGCGTACGAACTGCACGTCGACGGTTTTGCGCTCGTGATGATCGTGTTAACGACAATTTTAGCGACGCTTGCGGCGATTGCTTCTACGTCTATTCAAAAAGAATGGAAAGGATATTTTCAACTATTTTTACTGCTTGAAATCGGTATGCTCGGCGTATTTGCGGCAAGCAACCTCGTTCTCTTTTTCATCTTTTTCGAATTGACGCTCATTCCGATGTTTTTCTTAATCGGAAAATGGGGATATTTCGAAAAAGAAAAAGCAGCGTACAGCTATTTAATCTATAACGGTCTTGGTTCAGCCGTCTTATTGATCGTCATTGCGGTATTGTTTGCACGTACCGGTACATCGAATATAGCAGAGTTGCGTTACATATTAACTAACTCATCGGTACAAACGATTTCGCCAATTTCCGACGATCTTCGTTACGGATTGTTTATCGCCTTGCTTGTTGCATTTGGGGTAAAATTGCCGATCGTGCCGCTCCATCGTTGGATGTTGCGCGTGCACGTACAAGCGCCGCCGTCTGTCGTCATGCTGCACGCAGGGGTTTTGTTGAAAATTGGTGCTTTTGGTCTCGTTCGTATCGCCCTCGGATTATTTCCTGGGCAATTCCAGCAATTTTCGACATGGCTCATCGTTTTAGGAGTTGTAAATTTATTGTATGGTGCGTTTTTAGCACTTAGACAAACCGATTTTAAAATGGTACTTGCTTACTCGAGTGTGTCACATATGGGGATTGTATTGATCGGTCTTGGTTCGCTAAACGAGGCAGGAATACAAGGAGCTATTTTCCAAGCGGTGTCACACGGATTTATCGCGGCGTTCTTATTCTTCTTCGTCGGGGTCATGTACGAAAGAACGCGTACAACAACGCTTGCTCGTTTAGGAGGGTTAGCGAAGACGATGCCGTATGCATCAGGATTTATTCTTGCTGGAGCGATGGCTTCGCTTGGGTTGCCGGGGACGTCAGGATTTATTAGCGAGTTTATGGCGTTCGTTGGTGCATTTCAAGCCGAGCCTTGGCTCGCTGCGATCGGTACGCTCGGTATTATTATGACCGCGGTATATTTGTTGCGAGCTGTACTTCATATGACGTTTGGGCAAACAGCGGTGACGAGCGTTCGCGAT
- the nuoL gene encoding NADH-quinone oxidoreductase subunit L yields the protein MMENAWLIPLFPFVSFVVLLVVGKQLKERSAYVGMLLTFLSLVLALGTLYERWTASTYKQAYTWLTIGDVDITVGFEVNALNALMLVVVSLVSFLVHTYAKGYMHGDERFPVFYAYLGLFTFAMLGLVVSPNLLQTYIFWELVGLGSFLLIGFYFYKEEAKAAAKKAFIMTRIGDVGLLIGMILLFLEVGSFEYEAIFAALQNGNISTTIITLSAILIFIGAVGKSGQFPLHTWLPDAMEGPTPVSALIHAATMVAAGVYLVATLFPLYEASETAMTTVAYVGGFTAIFAASIGLVQTDIKRVLAYSTVSQLGYMMLALGSAGYVAGVFHLMTHAFFKALLFLAAGSVIHAVHTQNIEQMGGLWKKMKWTAPLFLIGTLAISGFPLFSGFFSKDEILIATWTHGHVGLFVVAVIAAFFTAFYMFRLFFLVFAGEARTNVHDVHESPMVMVLPMIVLGVLAVVSGYVQTPWGAFLGEWLTEGTNWHAHAEGPSWIMIVATVVSLCGMAFAWLIYGKRAIARDWLSSRFPMTYNVLMNKYYVDEFYGLTVTRATAFISLLFEYIDRFLVEGIARSLAAATRGIGRIGSRLQNGQVQMYGTVTIVALAILVVIFAVTGGYL from the coding sequence ATGATGGAAAACGCATGGCTCATACCGCTTTTTCCGTTCGTATCGTTTGTTGTGCTGCTTGTCGTTGGCAAGCAGTTAAAAGAACGAAGCGCGTATGTCGGGATGTTGTTGACGTTTCTTTCGCTCGTTTTGGCTCTCGGAACGTTGTATGAGCGATGGACGGCATCAACATATAAACAAGCATACACATGGCTAACAATCGGGGATGTGGATATAACGGTCGGCTTTGAAGTGAACGCATTAAATGCATTAATGCTCGTTGTTGTGTCGCTTGTTAGTTTTCTCGTACATACGTATGCGAAAGGATATATGCACGGTGATGAGCGCTTTCCGGTATTTTACGCATATTTAGGCTTGTTTACATTTGCGATGCTCGGGCTCGTCGTATCACCAAACTTACTGCAAACGTATATCTTTTGGGAGCTTGTCGGTCTCGGCTCGTTCTTATTGATCGGATTTTATTTTTACAAAGAAGAAGCAAAAGCTGCAGCGAAAAAAGCGTTTATTATGACGCGCATCGGGGATGTCGGCTTGCTGATCGGCATGATTTTATTATTCCTTGAAGTAGGCAGCTTTGAATATGAAGCCATTTTTGCCGCGTTACAAAACGGAAATATATCGACTACAATCATCACGTTAAGCGCCATTCTTATTTTTATTGGCGCTGTCGGAAAATCAGGTCAATTTCCGCTTCATACGTGGCTTCCGGATGCGATGGAAGGTCCAACGCCTGTATCAGCGTTAATTCACGCTGCAACGATGGTCGCGGCTGGGGTATATTTAGTGGCGACATTGTTCCCGCTTTATGAAGCGAGTGAAACAGCGATGACGACCGTCGCTTACGTTGGAGGATTTACCGCTATTTTTGCGGCATCGATCGGTCTTGTGCAAACGGACATTAAACGCGTGCTTGCATATTCCACCGTCAGCCAGCTTGGCTATATGATGTTAGCGCTCGGTTCCGCAGGTTATGTTGCAGGTGTCTTTCATTTAATGACGCACGCCTTTTTTAAAGCGCTCCTCTTTTTAGCTGCAGGTAGCGTCATTCATGCGGTGCATACGCAAAACATTGAACAAATGGGCGGATTATGGAAAAAAATGAAATGGACCGCTCCACTCTTTTTAATCGGAACGTTAGCGATTAGCGGGTTTCCGTTGTTCTCAGGCTTTTTCAGCAAAGATGAAATTTTAATTGCCACGTGGACGCACGGACATGTCGGTCTATTTGTTGTTGCTGTTATTGCGGCCTTTTTCACAGCGTTTTATATGTTCCGCTTATTTTTCCTTGTATTTGCAGGGGAAGCGCGAACGAACGTCCACGACGTTCACGAATCACCAATGGTTATGGTGCTTCCGATGATTGTGCTCGGCGTGCTTGCTGTCGTTTCTGGCTACGTCCAAACACCGTGGGGAGCGTTTTTAGGCGAATGGTTGACGGAAGGAACGAACTGGCATGCACATGCGGAAGGACCGAGCTGGATTATGATTGTTGCGACTGTTGTTTCTTTATGTGGCATGGCTTTTGCGTGGCTCATATATGGCAAACGTGCGATTGCGCGCGACTGGCTATCGTCACGTTTCCCAATGACGTACAACGTGCTTATGAATAAATATTACGTCGACGAGTTTTACGGACTGACTGTCACGCGCGCGACCGCATTCATCAGCTTGTTGTTTGAATACATCGATCGTTTCCTCGTCGAAGGAATAGCTCGGTCGCTTGCAGCAGCTACGCGCGGTATCGGACGAATCGGTTCGCGTCTACAAAACGGTCAAGTACAAATGTACGGCACAGTAACGATTGTCGCTTTAGCGATTCTCGTCGTCATTTTTGCGGTGACAGGGGGGTATTTATAA
- the nuoK gene encoding NADH-quinone oxidoreductase subunit NuoK, giving the protein MSVPLSAYLVFALLLFCIGLYGALTKRNTVIVLICIELMLNAVNVNLVAFSKYGVNPGITGQVFSLFTITVAAAEAAVGLAILIALYRNRKTIHIDEVDSMKR; this is encoded by the coding sequence ATGAGCGTACCGTTATCCGCCTATCTCGTATTTGCGCTTCTGTTATTTTGCATCGGGTTGTATGGGGCGCTAACAAAACGCAATACAGTAATCGTGCTCATTTGCATTGAACTTATGTTAAATGCTGTAAACGTCAATTTAGTCGCATTTAGCAAGTACGGCGTAAACCCAGGCATTACAGGGCAAGTGTTTTCGCTCTTTACGATTACTGTTGCAGCGGCAGAAGCAGCGGTTGGATTAGCCATTTTAATTGCGCTATACCGCAATCGCAAAACGATTCATATTGATGAAGTCGATTCGATGAAACGATAA
- a CDS encoding NADH-quinone oxidoreductase subunit J — translation MSGQYIAFFVLALIALGGGIFMLNLNKVVHMVVALVFTFVSLAGIYVLLSAEFVAAVQVLIYSGAITIIMLFGIMLTRHQDDGQSTGSPLRKALALLGTVAFGAVMYIGIRTLDFGTEAVGLHDKNTEQIGIAMYSKYVIPFELTSVLLLVALVGAVILAKKDDKEAGE, via the coding sequence ATGAGTGGACAATATATTGCGTTTTTCGTTCTTGCGCTCATTGCGCTTGGCGGCGGCATTTTTATGTTAAATTTAAACAAAGTCGTCCATATGGTCGTCGCCCTTGTATTTACGTTCGTCAGTCTCGCCGGCATTTACGTACTTTTATCAGCTGAATTTGTCGCAGCTGTTCAAGTGCTTATTTACTCTGGCGCCATTACAATCATTATGTTATTTGGCATTATGTTGACGCGCCACCAAGATGACGGACAATCGACAGGAAGCCCGCTTCGTAAAGCGCTCGCGTTGCTCGGTACGGTAGCATTCGGTGCGGTTATGTACATCGGCATTCGCACGCTTGATTTCGGTACGGAAGCGGTTGGACTTCATGACAAAAATACGGAACAAATCGGAATTGCGATGTATTCGAAATATGTCATTCCGTTTGAACTGACATCTGTATTATTGCTCGTTGCTCTCGTTGGCGCGGTCATTTTAGCGAAAAAAGATGATAAGGAGGCGGGAGAATGA
- the nuoI gene encoding NADH-quinone oxidoreductase subunit NuoI produces MLGLMKGLAYTLKNLTKEKVTYDYPNEPLPLPDRFRGIQKFYPEKCIVCNQCANICPTDCIQLTGKKHPDPTKKGKIIDTYDINFEICILCDLCTEVCPTEAIVMTNNFELAEYSRDELFKDLTWLDENDTNVRKVNKP; encoded by the coding sequence ATGCTCGGTTTAATGAAAGGATTAGCGTATACGCTGAAAAACTTAACAAAAGAAAAAGTGACGTACGATTATCCGAATGAACCGCTTCCGCTTCCGGATCGCTTTCGCGGCATTCAAAAGTTTTATCCGGAAAAATGTATCGTTTGCAACCAGTGCGCAAACATTTGCCCGACCGACTGTATTCAATTGACGGGCAAAAAGCATCCGGACCCGACGAAAAAAGGAAAAATTATTGATACGTACGACATTAACTTTGAAATTTGCATTTTATGCGATTTATGTACCGAAGTGTGTCCAACAGAGGCGATTGTCATGACGAACAACTTTGAATTAGCGGAATATAGCCGCGATGAGTTATTTAAAGATTTAACGTGGCTTGATGAAAACGATACGAACGTGCGGAAGGTGAATAAGCCATGA
- the nuoH gene encoding NADH-quinone oxidoreductase subunit NuoH, with amino-acid sequence MMEQLLQSTPSWTNVAIFFAIGVGLLLVVLGFVTYGILAERKVMGFMQGRIGPNQVGGRWGLLQTVADVLKLLLKEDTIPKAADRPLFILAPVIAFAPAFMVLAALPFTDALQFADIGVGLLYYIAVSGLTTIGVVTGAWASNNKYALLGGMRAAAQMISYEVPLVMSVIGVILLAGSLNLNDIVEAQKDVWFIIAQPIGFLVFLIAAVAELNRTPFDLPEAESELVAGFHVEYSGFRWAFFMLAEYVYFFAMAALTTVLFLGGWHPLPFLDFIPGAVWFALKFSLVVFLFIWFRITFPRVRADQLMEFGWKVLLPVALVNIFVTALVKQLFF; translated from the coding sequence ATGATGGAACAACTTTTGCAGTCGACGCCAAGCTGGACGAATGTCGCCATTTTCTTTGCGATTGGCGTTGGACTATTGCTCGTTGTATTAGGATTTGTCACGTATGGCATTTTAGCGGAACGAAAAGTGATGGGATTTATGCAAGGCCGTATCGGTCCGAACCAAGTTGGAGGACGCTGGGGGTTGCTGCAAACGGTGGCTGACGTGTTAAAGCTATTGTTAAAAGAAGATACGATTCCAAAAGCAGCCGATCGCCCGTTGTTTATTTTAGCACCGGTCATCGCGTTTGCCCCTGCGTTTATGGTGCTTGCCGCACTGCCGTTTACCGATGCGTTGCAATTTGCTGACATTGGCGTAGGGCTATTGTATTACATCGCTGTTTCCGGATTAACGACAATCGGGGTCGTGACAGGTGCGTGGGCATCGAACAACAAATATGCGCTACTTGGAGGCATGCGCGCAGCTGCGCAAATGATTTCATACGAAGTGCCTCTCGTCATGTCTGTCATCGGTGTCATTTTGTTGGCGGGAAGTTTAAACTTAAACGACATTGTCGAGGCGCAAAAAGATGTTTGGTTTATTATCGCGCAGCCGATCGGATTTCTCGTTTTCCTCATCGCCGCTGTGGCAGAGTTAAACCGGACGCCATTTGACTTGCCGGAAGCAGAATCGGAGCTTGTTGCAGGATTCCATGTTGAATATTCTGGCTTCCGTTGGGCGTTTTTCATGCTTGCAGAGTACGTATACTTTTTTGCGATGGCAGCTTTAACAACTGTTCTTTTCTTAGGGGGATGGCATCCGCTTCCGTTTCTCGATTTTATTCCAGGAGCGGTTTGGTTTGCGTTAAAGTTTAGTTTAGTCGTCTTTTTATTCATTTGGTTCCGCATTACGTTTCCGCGTGTGCGTGCCGATCAATTGATGGAGTTTGGCTGGAAAGTGTTATTGCCAGTTGCGCTCGTCAACATTTTTGTGACAGCTCTTGTGAAACAACTATTTTTTTAA
- a CDS encoding NADH-quinone oxidoreductase subunit D: MLRTEEMLLNVGPQHPSTHGVFRLVLKIDGEIIKEATPVIGYLHRGTEKIAENLQYTQIIPYTDRMDYLSAMTNNYVICHAVETMMGIEVPERAEYLRVLAMELGRIASHLVWWGTYLLDIGAVSPFLYAFREREMIINLLNELSGARLTFNYMRVGGVKWDAPDGWIDKVKQFVPYMRKQLEGYHELVTGNEIFRNRVIGVGKYTKEEALAYSLSGVNLRCTGVKWDLRKDEPYSIYDRFDFDVPVRTEGDCFARYECRLAEIEQSLRIIEQACEQFPDGGEIMAKVPKIIKAPPGEAYVRIESPRGEIGCYIASDGKKEPYRLKFRRPSFYNLQILPKLLKGENIANLIAILGAIDIVLGEVDG, from the coding sequence GTGCTGAGAACAGAGGAGATGCTTTTAAACGTCGGACCGCAACATCCGAGCACGCATGGCGTGTTTCGCCTCGTGCTGAAAATTGATGGGGAAATAATTAAAGAAGCGACTCCCGTCATCGGTTATCTTCATCGCGGGACAGAAAAAATTGCGGAAAATTTGCAGTATACACAAATCATTCCGTACACAGATCGCATGGACTATTTATCGGCGATGACGAACAATTACGTTATTTGTCACGCAGTAGAAACGATGATGGGTATTGAAGTGCCAGAGCGCGCAGAATATTTACGTGTTTTAGCGATGGAGCTTGGCCGCATTGCGAGCCATCTCGTTTGGTGGGGTACGTATTTGCTTGATATTGGTGCAGTCAGCCCGTTTTTATATGCGTTTCGTGAGCGGGAAATGATTATTAATTTATTAAACGAACTATCAGGCGCGCGCCTAACGTTTAACTACATGCGTGTCGGCGGCGTGAAATGGGATGCGCCAGATGGATGGATCGACAAAGTGAAACAGTTCGTTCCATATATGCGCAAGCAACTAGAAGGCTATCATGAGCTCGTTACAGGAAATGAAATTTTCCGCAATCGCGTCATCGGAGTCGGAAAGTATACGAAAGAAGAAGCGTTAGCATATTCATTAAGTGGGGTCAATTTGCGTTGTACAGGTGTAAAATGGGATTTACGAAAAGATGAGCCGTATTCTATTTACGACCGATTTGATTTTGACGTGCCTGTTCGTACGGAAGGTGATTGCTTCGCCCGTTATGAATGCCGTCTTGCTGAAATTGAGCAATCGCTCCGCATTATTGAACAGGCGTGTGAACAGTTTCCGGATGGCGGTGAAATTATGGCGAAAGTGCCGAAAATTATTAAAGCGCCACCGGGCGAGGCGTATGTGCGCATCGAGTCGCCGCGCGGAGAAATTGGGTGCTACATTGCGAGCGACGGGAAAAAAGAGCCGTACCGCTTAAAATTCCGTCGACCGTCATTTTACAATTTACAAATCCTTCCGAAACTATTAAAAGGGGAAAATATCGCAAATTTAATTGCGATACTTGGCGCGATTGATATCGTGCTTGGGGAGGTCGATGGATGA
- a CDS encoding NADH-quinone oxidoreductase subunit C yields the protein MSDEKDLQQLKREAAERAKQLAKERLAAKQAAEQTEPTLEQEDDVALAKKKAAAAKAKAAALAKQKAAETGDLSEEELAKKKAAAAAAKAKNADVAEQKEETPSPNQPYLDKYVKVIEQHLGKDVLENAYINRLSKDVPTLVVKKDTYFKVAEFLKYNEQLSFDYLSELHGTDFQTHMEVYVHLYSYKNRQSVALKVKIDRDNPVIDSLVPLWPGANWPECEAYDLLGIRFEGHPNLIRIFLGENWVGYPLRKDYEPYDMEG from the coding sequence ATGAGCGATGAAAAAGATTTACAGCAACTAAAAAGAGAAGCGGCCGAACGGGCGAAACAATTAGCAAAAGAGAGATTGGCAGCAAAACAAGCAGCCGAACAAACTGAGCCGACGCTCGAACAGGAAGATGATGTTGCGCTTGCGAAGAAAAAAGCAGCAGCAGCGAAAGCGAAAGCCGCAGCATTGGCGAAACAAAAAGCAGCAGAGACAGGGGACTTAAGCGAAGAAGAATTAGCGAAGAAAAAAGCGGCAGCAGCAGCAGCAAAAGCAAAAAATGCAGATGTCGCTGAACAAAAAGAGGAAACACCGTCGCCAAATCAGCCATATCTCGACAAATACGTCAAAGTGATTGAACAACATCTCGGAAAAGACGTGTTAGAAAACGCTTACATCAATCGTTTGTCGAAAGACGTACCGACACTCGTTGTGAAAAAAGATACATATTTTAAAGTGGCTGAGTTTTTAAAATATAATGAGCAGCTAAGTTTTGATTATTTATCGGAGTTGCACGGAACGGATTTTCAAACACATATGGAAGTGTACGTGCACTTGTATTCTTATAAAAATCGCCAGTCCGTTGCGTTGAAAGTAAAAATAGATCGCGACAATCCGGTCATTGACTCGCTTGTTCCGCTTTGGCCAGGGGCAAATTGGCCAGAGTGCGAAGCGTACGATTTACTTGGCATTCGTTTTGAAGGCCATCCAAACCTCATTCGCATTTTCTTAGGGGAAAATTGGGTCGGCTATCCGCTCCGGAAAGATTACGAACCGTACGATATGGAGGGTTAG
- a CDS encoding NuoB/complex I 20 kDa subunit family protein — protein sequence MDVKLLNVSDQEMEEMRRNVFLTTLEQLKAWARSNSLWPLTFGLACCAIEMMGVGSSHYDLDRFGSFFRTSPRQSDVMIVSGTVTKKMAPIVRRLYDQMPEPKWVIAMGSCATAGGPYVKSYCVVKGVDQIVPVDVYIPGCPPNPAALIYGINKLKEKIRYEAKTGKRVL from the coding sequence ATGGATGTAAAATTGTTGAACGTATCAGATCAGGAAATGGAAGAAATGCGCCGCAATGTGTTTTTAACGACATTAGAACAGTTAAAAGCATGGGCGCGCAGCAACTCGTTATGGCCACTCACGTTTGGTCTTGCCTGTTGTGCGATTGAAATGATGGGAGTCGGTTCTTCACATTACGATTTAGATCGCTTTGGATCTTTTTTCCGTACGTCACCTCGTCAATCTGATGTCATGATCGTTTCAGGTACAGTCACGAAAAAAATGGCGCCAATTGTTCGCCGCTTGTACGATCAAATGCCTGAACCGAAATGGGTCATTGCGATGGGATCATGCGCAACTGCAGGTGGTCCGTACGTGAAGTCGTATTGCGTCGTCAAAGGTGTCGATCAAATCGTCCCTGTTGATGTATATATTCCGGGCTGTCCGCCAAACCCAGCTGCCCTTATTTATGGCATTAATAAGTTAAAAGAGAAGATTCGCTATGAAGCAAAAACAGGAAAGAGGGTGCTGTAA
- a CDS encoding NADH-quinone oxidoreductase subunit A, giving the protein MCIKSQRGGASLNVYVNSYVVVFVFLCLGILLPIVALTAGRFLRPHAPNAAKQTTYESGLDPFHDSRVQFNVRYYIFALLFVIFDVETVFLYPWAVAFEKLGAFAIIEMLIFVVMLLIGLVYAWKKKVLKWM; this is encoded by the coding sequence ATGTGTATAAAGTCACAAAGGGGTGGGGCATCGTTGAACGTTTATGTAAACAGTTATGTAGTCGTCTTTGTGTTTCTTTGTTTAGGTATTTTACTTCCGATCGTTGCGCTCACAGCAGGACGTTTTCTTCGTCCACATGCGCCAAATGCAGCGAAGCAAACGACATACGAAAGCGGATTGGATCCATTCCACGATTCGCGCGTGCAATTTAACGTGAGATATTACATCTTTGCGTTGCTGTTCGTCATTTTTGATGTAGAAACTGTATTCTTATATCCGTGGGCGGTGGCATTTGAAAAGCTCGGTGCATTTGCCATCATCGAAATGCTTATTTTCGTCGTCATGTTGTTGATTGGGCTTGTGTATGCTTGGAAGAAGAAGGTGTTAAAATGGATGTAA
- a CDS encoding F0F1 ATP synthase subunit epsilon, protein MKTIKVSVVTPDGPVYEADVEMVSAKAQSGELGVLPGHIPMVAPLEIGAVRLKKGNATELVAVSGGFLEVRPDRVTILAQAAERAEDIDVARAKAAKERAERRLQAKQEDIDHKRAELALRRALNRLNVANRNF, encoded by the coding sequence ATGAAGACGATTAAAGTCAGTGTCGTAACTCCGGACGGCCCAGTATATGAAGCGGATGTGGAAATGGTGAGCGCTAAAGCGCAAAGCGGCGAACTCGGCGTGTTGCCAGGGCACATTCCGATGGTCGCACCGCTAGAGATTGGCGCAGTTCGTTTGAAAAAAGGAAACGCAACTGAGCTTGTCGCGGTGAGCGGTGGCTTTTTAGAAGTTCGCCCTGATCGCGTCACGATTTTGGCGCAAGCAGCGGAACGAGCAGAAGATATTGATGTGGCGCGTGCAAAAGCGGCGAAAGAGCGGGCTGAACGCCGTCTGCAAGCAAAACAAGAAGATATTGATCATAAGCGGGCTGAGCTAGCTTTACGTCGCGCGCTCAACCGTTTAAATGTCGCGAATCGCAACTTTTAA
- the atpD gene encoding F0F1 ATP synthase subunit beta — translation MAKGRVIQVMGPVVDVKFEDGHLPAIYNALKIKHKARNEKEVDIDLTLEVALHLGDDTVRTIAMSTTDGLVRGMEVIDTGAPISVPVGEVTLGRVFNVLGEPIDLGEEIPADARRDAIHRPAPKFEQLSTQVEILETGIKVVDLLAPYIKGGKIGLFGGAGVGKTVLIQELINNIAQEHGGISVFAGVGERTREGNDLYHEMKDSGVINKTAMVFGQMNEPPGARMRVALTGLTMAEYFRDEQGQDVLFFIDNIFRFTQAGSEVSALLGRMPSAVGYQPTLATEMGQLQERITSTAVGSVTSIQAIYVPADDYTDPAPATTFAHLDATTNLERKLSEMGIYPAVDPLASTSRALSPEIVGEEHYQVARKVQQTLQRYKELQDIIAILGMDELSEEDKLVVHRARRIQFFLSQNFHVAEQFTGQPGSYVPVKETVRGFKEILEGKYDHLPEDAFRLVGRIEEVIEKARKMGVEV, via the coding sequence ATGGCAAAAGGACGCGTTATTCAAGTTATGGGTCCTGTTGTAGACGTCAAGTTCGAAGACGGACACTTACCTGCGATTTACAACGCCCTAAAAATTAAACATAAAGCGCGTAACGAAAAAGAAGTCGATATCGACTTAACGTTAGAAGTAGCCCTTCACCTTGGGGACGATACAGTACGCACAATTGCGATGTCAACGACAGACGGATTAGTGCGTGGCATGGAAGTTATCGATACAGGAGCACCAATTTCTGTTCCTGTCGGTGAAGTGACGCTCGGACGTGTATTTAACGTACTAGGGGAGCCGATTGACTTAGGAGAAGAAATCCCAGCAGACGCTCGCCGCGATGCAATCCACCGTCCGGCACCAAAATTCGAACAGCTTTCAACACAAGTTGAAATTTTAGAAACAGGGATTAAAGTCGTTGACTTGCTTGCACCTTATATTAAAGGTGGAAAAATCGGTTTGTTCGGTGGTGCAGGGGTAGGAAAAACGGTTTTAATTCAAGAGTTAATTAACAACATCGCGCAAGAGCACGGTGGTATTTCCGTATTCGCCGGCGTTGGTGAGCGCACGCGCGAAGGAAACGACTTGTACCATGAAATGAAAGACTCTGGCGTTATTAACAAAACAGCGATGGTATTCGGTCAAATGAACGAGCCGCCTGGAGCACGTATGCGCGTCGCATTAACAGGATTGACGATGGCGGAATATTTCCGTGATGAGCAAGGACAAGACGTATTGTTCTTCATCGATAACATTTTCCGCTTCACGCAAGCAGGTTCAGAAGTTTCCGCCCTATTAGGACGCATGCCTTCAGCGGTAGGTTACCAACCAACGCTTGCGACAGAAATGGGTCAATTACAAGAACGTATCACATCAACAGCAGTTGGTTCGGTTACATCGATCCAAGCGATTTACGTACCAGCGGACGACTACACAGACCCAGCGCCAGCGACAACGTTCGCACACTTAGATGCAACGACAAACTTAGAGCGTAAATTATCTGAGATGGGTATTTACCCAGCGGTAGACCCGCTTGCATCAACATCTCGTGCGCTTTCTCCTGAGATTGTTGGAGAAGAGCATTACCAAGTTGCTCGTAAAGTACAACAAACGTTGCAACGCTATAAAGAATTGCAAGACATTATTGCGATTCTCGGTATGGATGAGCTTTCAGAAGAAGATAAACTTGTCGTTCATCGCGCTCGTCGCATTCAGTTCTTCTTGTCGCAAAACTTTCACGTTGCTGAACAGTTTACAGGACAACCAGGTTCATACGTTCCTGTAAAAGAGACAGTTCGTGGCTTTAAAGAAATTTTGGAAGGAAAATATGACCATCTTCCAGAAGATGCGTTCCGCTTAGTCGGCCGTATTGAAGAAGTAATTGAAAAAGCGAGAAAAATGGGCGTAGAAGTTTAA